One genomic segment of Streptomyces niveus includes these proteins:
- a CDS encoding molybdopterin-dependent oxidoreductase produces MAGVSEDQKDPRSEAGHGARGARVVRGALAALSGLIAGLVALCVAELVSAAVRPEAGPVTAVGGAVIDRTPAPVKDFAVRNFGNDDKLVLQLGILALLAVFAMAVGVASLRYRKVASAAVLVFGAIGALAAVERPDGRLSDALPSVVGGLTACAVLYLLAGRLAFRPSPHGDRGTDGTTEDTNGTENAAASVDAQSPDAASVDAESVDAVTAGTDPGTFDRRGFVIAATAAAAASAGAGLLGRRLNASGAAEAAASRRTIVLPAPSSPARPVPAGADLKVRGLSSFTTPNKDFYRVDTALVVPRVDAGSWRLRIHGKGVTRPLTVDFQDLLQRKLIERDITLTCVSNEVGGPYVGNARWIGVPLADLLREAGVEPPSKGGRADQLVSRSVDGMTIGTPVEAVMDGRDAILAVGMNGEPLPFDHGFPVRMVVPGLYGYVSACKWLEDLELTTFADYDAYWVKRDWSREAPIKTQSRIDTPRPFASPKAGTVPVAGVAWAQHRGIERVEVRVDGGEWNPAKLAAEDSEDTWRQWMWEWPATSGSHTLEVRATDRDGDTQTDKRVGTVPNGATGWHSVVVAVD; encoded by the coding sequence ATGGCCGGTGTGAGCGAAGATCAGAAAGATCCGAGGAGCGAGGCCGGCCATGGGGCGCGCGGCGCCCGAGTGGTACGCGGCGCCCTGGCCGCGCTCAGCGGGTTGATCGCCGGGCTGGTGGCGCTCTGCGTCGCCGAGCTGGTTTCGGCGGCCGTACGGCCCGAGGCGGGTCCCGTCACCGCGGTGGGCGGCGCGGTCATCGACCGCACACCGGCACCGGTGAAGGACTTCGCCGTCCGCAACTTCGGCAACGACGACAAGCTGGTACTACAACTGGGCATCCTGGCCCTCCTGGCGGTCTTCGCCATGGCGGTCGGAGTGGCCTCGCTGCGGTACCGGAAGGTCGCCTCGGCGGCGGTCCTGGTCTTCGGCGCGATCGGGGCACTGGCGGCGGTGGAACGGCCGGACGGCCGCCTCTCCGACGCCCTGCCCTCGGTCGTGGGCGGTCTGACGGCCTGCGCAGTGCTGTATCTGCTGGCCGGCAGGCTGGCCTTCCGTCCGTCCCCCCATGGGGATCGGGGGACGGACGGGACCACCGAGGACACCAACGGCACCGAGAACGCCGCGGCTTCCGTCGACGCGCAATCGCCCGACGCGGCTTCCGTCGACGCCGAATCCGTCGACGCGGTGACGGCCGGCACGGACCCCGGCACCTTCGACCGGCGCGGATTCGTCATCGCCGCGACGGCGGCCGCCGCCGCGTCGGCCGGAGCCGGCCTCCTCGGGCGGCGCCTCAACGCCTCGGGGGCGGCCGAGGCCGCCGCCTCACGCCGCACGATCGTGCTGCCCGCCCCGTCCTCACCGGCCCGGCCGGTACCGGCCGGAGCGGATCTGAAGGTCCGCGGCCTCAGTTCCTTCACCACGCCCAACAAGGACTTCTACCGCGTGGACACCGCCCTGGTCGTGCCCCGGGTGGACGCCGGAAGCTGGCGTCTGCGCATCCACGGCAAGGGCGTCACCCGGCCACTGACGGTCGACTTCCAGGATCTCCTCCAAAGGAAGCTGATCGAACGGGACATCACGCTGACCTGTGTCTCCAACGAGGTCGGCGGCCCGTACGTCGGCAACGCCCGCTGGATCGGCGTCCCCCTGGCCGACCTGCTGCGCGAGGCCGGTGTGGAGCCGCCGTCGAAGGGCGGCCGGGCCGACCAGCTGGTGTCCCGCTCCGTGGACGGCATGACCATCGGCACCCCGGTCGAGGCGGTCATGGACGGCCGCGACGCGATACTCGCGGTCGGCATGAACGGCGAACCCCTGCCGTTCGATCACGGCTTCCCGGTCCGCATGGTCGTCCCCGGCCTCTACGGATACGTGTCGGCGTGCAAGTGGCTGGAAGACCTCGAACTCACCACGTTCGCCGACTACGACGCGTACTGGGTCAAGCGCGACTGGTCCCGTGAGGCGCCCATCAAGACCCAGTCGCGGATCGACACGCCGCGCCCCTTCGCCTCGCCGAAGGCGGGCACGGTGCCCGTCGCCGGAGTGGCGTGGGCGCAGCACCGCGGTATCGAGCGGGTCGAGGTGCGCGTGGACGGCGGCGAGTGGAACCCGGCGAAGCTCGCCGCCGAGGACAGCGAGGACACCTGGCGCCAGTGGATGTGGGAGTGGCCCGCCACCTCCGGCAGCCACACGCTCGAAGTCCGCGCGACGGACCGGGACGGCGACACCCAGACCGACAAGCGCGTGGGGACCGTACCCAACGGCGCGACCGGCTGGCACTCGGTGGTGGTCGCCGTCGACTGA
- a CDS encoding SAM-dependent methyltransferase: MSVHVFPPSPTSPEPPVAAPASAAGAAADTAGPVVTAAGPAATVASSAVDARRWPDVARPPRASWLRTVIAERVVRRALARLALRVRLGEGETLGLGGPLMVVHDPHAFFRRIGTTGLIGFGESYMAGEWEADDLVGVLTVLAENAAVLVPAPLQRLRRVWALKRPDAQRNTPEGSRDNISHHYDLSNELFALFLDETLSYSSALFRGFPADASLLPAAQHRKIDRLLDEAKVGPGTRLLEIGTGWGELAIRAAARGASVDTVTLSREQLDLAEQRIRAAGMEDRVTVRLCDYRKVRGTYDAVVSVEMIEAVGEEFWPEYFTTLDGLLAPGGRIALQAITMPHDRLLASRTTHTWIGKYIFPGGLIPSVEVMEQLTTEHTSLRVVERDGFGPHYAQTLRLWRERFAEQEARVDALGFDATFRRMWTFYLAYSEAGFRSGYLDVQQMVLAREGTTR; encoded by the coding sequence ATGAGCGTGCACGTCTTCCCGCCGTCGCCGACCTCGCCGGAGCCTCCGGTGGCCGCGCCGGCTTCCGCGGCCGGTGCGGCGGCCGACACGGCCGGTCCGGTGGTCACCGCGGCCGGTCCGGCTGCCACCGTGGCGTCGTCCGCCGTGGACGCGCGGCGCTGGCCGGACGTGGCCCGGCCGCCCCGCGCCTCATGGCTGCGTACCGTGATCGCGGAGCGCGTCGTCCGCCGCGCACTGGCCCGGCTGGCACTGCGCGTCAGGCTCGGGGAGGGCGAGACACTGGGCCTCGGCGGACCGCTGATGGTCGTACACGATCCGCACGCGTTCTTCCGGCGGATCGGGACCACCGGCCTGATCGGCTTCGGCGAGTCCTACATGGCGGGCGAGTGGGAGGCCGACGATCTCGTCGGCGTCCTGACGGTCCTCGCCGAGAACGCGGCGGTACTCGTCCCCGCCCCGCTCCAACGGCTGCGCCGTGTCTGGGCGTTGAAGCGGCCCGACGCGCAGCGCAACACCCCCGAGGGCTCGCGCGACAACATCAGCCACCACTACGACCTGTCGAACGAGCTGTTCGCCCTCTTCCTGGACGAGACCCTCTCGTACTCCTCCGCCCTCTTCCGCGGATTCCCCGCCGACGCGTCCCTGCTCCCGGCCGCGCAGCACCGCAAGATCGACCGGCTCCTCGACGAGGCGAAGGTGGGGCCCGGTACCCGACTGCTCGAAATCGGCACCGGCTGGGGCGAGTTGGCGATACGCGCGGCGGCGCGCGGAGCGAGCGTCGACACCGTCACGCTCTCCCGCGAGCAGCTCGACTTGGCCGAGCAGCGGATCAGGGCGGCCGGCATGGAGGACCGGGTGACGGTGCGGCTGTGCGACTACCGAAAGGTGCGGGGCACGTACGACGCCGTGGTCAGCGTGGAGATGATCGAGGCGGTGGGTGAGGAGTTCTGGCCGGAGTACTTCACCACGCTGGACGGGCTCTTGGCCCCCGGCGGCCGGATCGCGCTCCAGGCGATCACCATGCCGCACGACCGGCTGCTCGCGTCGCGCACCACCCACACCTGGATCGGCAAGTACATCTTCCCCGGCGGACTGATCCCGTCGGTCGAGGTGATGGAGCAACTGACCACCGAGCACACGTCGTTGCGGGTGGTCGAGCGGGACGGATTCGGGCCGCACTACGCGCAGACGCTCCGGCTGTGGCGCGAACGGTTCGCCGAACAGGAGGCGCGGGTCGACGCGTTGGGGTTCGACGCGACGTTCCGGCGCATGTGGACCTTCTATCTCGCCTACTCCGAGGCCGGGTTCCGCTCCGGCTATCTCGACGTCCAGCAGATGGTGCTGGCCAGGGAGGGAACGACCCGATGA
- a CDS encoding DUF1365 domain-containing protein, protein MVSTDAHATDAAPALYPCTVTHVRTAPRRYDLRLRTYMWLIDPDHPPRLPRLLRPLASFDARDHFGGASPTIRAGLRTFLASRGVELGDGRVVMLAHARVLGHVFNPLTLYWCHAPGGEPLCVVAEVHNTYGERHCYLLRPGDRAEGADENTFRVDKELYVSPFFPVDGGYRMRLPEPGERLELTVHLERDGARPFTATLRGARRAATPWALLRIALRHPLSTAVVSAGIRYHGIRLYLRGLPVRPRPLHRPQEGVK, encoded by the coding sequence ATGGTGAGTACCGACGCCCACGCGACCGACGCCGCTCCCGCGCTCTACCCGTGCACCGTCACCCATGTGCGGACCGCGCCCCGCCGTTACGACCTGCGGCTGCGCACCTACATGTGGCTGATCGACCCCGACCACCCGCCCCGGCTGCCCCGGCTGCTGCGGCCACTGGCCAGCTTCGACGCCCGCGACCACTTCGGCGGTGCGTCGCCGACGATCCGCGCCGGACTTCGGACGTTTCTCGCCTCGCGCGGCGTGGAACTGGGCGACGGGCGGGTGGTGATGCTCGCGCACGCCCGTGTCCTCGGCCACGTCTTCAACCCGCTGACCCTGTACTGGTGCCACGCGCCCGGCGGCGAACCGCTCTGTGTCGTGGCCGAGGTGCACAACACCTACGGCGAGCGGCACTGCTACCTCCTGCGGCCCGGCGACCGGGCCGAGGGAGCGGACGAGAACACCTTCCGGGTGGACAAGGAGCTGTACGTCTCGCCCTTCTTCCCCGTCGACGGCGGCTACCGGATGCGGCTGCCCGAACCGGGGGAGCGGCTGGAGCTGACGGTCCATCTGGAACGCGACGGAGCAAGGCCGTTCACCGCGACGCTGAGAGGCGCCCGGCGCGCGGCCACCCCGTGGGCGCTGCTGCGGATCGCGCTGCGCCACCCGCTGTCCACCGCCGTCGTCTCCGCCGGCATCCGCTACCACGGCATCCGTCTGTATCTGCGCGGCCTTCCTGTGCGGCCCCGTCCCCTACACCGCCCCCAGGAGGGTGTGAAATGA
- a CDS encoding ADP-ribosylglycohydrolase family protein, protein MTPVDQPLPSDGTARSDRVLGSVVGSAVGDALGAPFEFGPAGVFTARFPDGAGEMCGGGGWEPGEATDDTQMAVLIGESLLEQGGLDLPDVFDRFRRWASAGPKDIGLQTEEVLMSGDPWDVAAPIHFQRSGRAAGNGSLMRAATPAVHFAAAGREATMSAARRIAALTHGDAAAWEGTAVLHELIRVALDGGDPVAAVPGALDDVREDHRPRWATVLDPGWHPDDATEFNGAVWPCLGSALWALRTTGSYEASLAAAIDLGGDTDTVAAVTGALAGAVYGFDAIPARWTDPLHVYLPGYGDRVLRTPELVRLAELLTA, encoded by the coding sequence ATGACCCCCGTGGATCAGCCGCTCCCTTCGGACGGCACGGCTCGTAGCGACCGGGTGCTCGGATCGGTCGTCGGCTCAGCGGTCGGCGACGCGCTCGGAGCACCTTTCGAGTTCGGCCCGGCCGGTGTGTTCACCGCCCGGTTCCCGGACGGCGCGGGCGAGATGTGCGGAGGCGGCGGCTGGGAGCCGGGCGAGGCCACGGACGACACGCAGATGGCGGTGCTGATCGGCGAATCCCTGCTGGAGCAGGGGGGCCTCGACCTGCCCGACGTCTTCGACCGGTTCCGCCGCTGGGCGTCGGCCGGTCCCAAGGACATCGGGCTTCAGACCGAAGAGGTCCTGATGAGCGGCGATCCATGGGATGTCGCCGCCCCGATCCACTTCCAGCGCTCCGGACGGGCCGCCGGCAACGGCTCGTTGATGCGCGCCGCCACCCCCGCCGTGCACTTCGCGGCGGCCGGGCGCGAGGCCACCATGTCGGCCGCCCGCCGGATCGCGGCGCTCACCCACGGCGACGCCGCGGCGTGGGAGGGCACGGCCGTCCTGCACGAACTGATCCGGGTGGCGCTGGACGGCGGCGACCCGGTCGCGGCCGTCCCCGGCGCCCTCGACGACGTGCGCGAGGACCACCGTCCGCGGTGGGCGACCGTGCTCGACCCCGGCTGGCACCCCGACGACGCGACGGAGTTCAACGGCGCGGTCTGGCCCTGTCTCGGCTCGGCCCTGTGGGCGCTGCGGACGACCGGCTCGTACGAGGCTTCGCTGGCGGCGGCGATCGATCTGGGCGGCGACACGGACACGGTCGCGGCGGTCACCGGCGCGCTCGCGGGCGCCGTGTACGGCTTCGACGCGATCCCCGCCCGCTGGACGGACCCGCTCCATGTGTATCTGCCCGGATACGGGGACCGGGTGCTGCGTACGCCGGAACTGGTCCGGCTCGCCGAGTTGTTGACGGCCTGA
- a CDS encoding DUF6355 family natural product biosynthesis protein → MRVRQSLPALVGAVAMVLGMSTASAAAPSAAATPCGYYSSSSDSYYNHCTNDGSRIVIEVEVSGWNYEQCVGPGITWLGSKSKVSDAWYVGRTC, encoded by the coding sequence ATGCGCGTTCGTCAGTCCCTCCCCGCCCTCGTCGGCGCCGTCGCCATGGTCCTGGGCATGTCCACCGCGTCGGCCGCCGCGCCGTCGGCCGCCGCGACCCCTTGCGGCTATTACTCGTCGTCCAGCGACTCGTACTACAACCACTGCACGAATGACGGCTCGCGCATCGTCATCGAGGTGGAGGTGTCGGGCTGGAACTACGAGCAGTGTGTGGGCCCCGGTATCACCTGGCTCGGCTCGAAGAGCAAGGTCAGTGACGCGTGGTACGTCGGCCGCACCTGCTGA
- a CDS encoding DEAD/DEAH box helicase has product MTEDLTPAERYAAARIRAAEQATALAPFREMYEFGLDPFQIEACQALESGKGVLVAAPTGSGKTIVGEFAVHLALAEGRKCFYTTPIKALSNQKYADLAKRYGADKVGLLTGDNSVNSDAPVVVMTTEVLRNMLYAGSQSLTGLGYVVMDEVHYLSDRFRGAVWEEVIIHLPESVTLVSLSATVSNAEEFGDWLDTVRGSTEVIVSEHRPVPLWQHVFAGRRMYDLFEESTDHGGRGGARREVSPDLVRLARMENQKTYNPRDRRRGKMVREADRERERRQRGRIWTPGRPEVIERLDAEDLLPAITFIFSRAGCEAAVQQCMYAGLRLNDDSRRARVREIVEQRTASIPTEDLHVLGYYEWLEGLERGIAAHHAGMLPTFKEVVEELFVRGLVKAVFATETLALGINMPARSVVLEKLVKWNGEQHADITPGEYTQLTGRAGRRGIDVEGHAVVLWQRGMDPGALAGLAGTRTYPLRSSFRPSYNMAVNLVHQFGRHRSRELLETSFAQFQADRSVVGISRQVQKNEEGMEGYRAGMTCHLGDFEEYARLRRDLKDRETELAKQGAVQRRAAAASSLEKLKPGDVIHVPTGKFAGLALVLDPGLPAGRAGGHRGVEYHDGPRPLVLTAERQVKRLASMDFPVPVEALDRMRIPKSFNQRSPQSRRDLASALRTKAGHVVPERHRKGRAPAADDREIARLRTALRAHPCHGCDEREDHARWAERYHRLQRDTRQLERRIEGRTNTIARTFDRIVALLTEMDYLRGDEVTGNGKRLARLYGELDLLASECLREGVWEGLSPEELAACVSALVFEARQADDAVAPRLPSGAAKAALGEMVRIWGRLDALEEDFKINQAEGVGQREPDLGFAWAVHMWASGKGLDEVLRDAEMPAGDFVRWCKQVIDVLGQIAAAAPRENSTVAKNARKAVDGVLRGVVAYSSVG; this is encoded by the coding sequence ATGACAGAGGACCTCACACCGGCCGAGCGTTACGCCGCAGCTCGTATCCGGGCAGCCGAGCAGGCCACCGCACTCGCGCCGTTCCGCGAGATGTACGAATTCGGCCTCGATCCGTTCCAGATCGAGGCATGCCAGGCGCTGGAGTCCGGCAAGGGCGTCCTGGTCGCGGCGCCCACCGGCTCGGGCAAGACGATCGTCGGCGAGTTCGCCGTGCACCTGGCCCTCGCCGAGGGCCGTAAATGCTTCTACACCACACCCATCAAGGCACTGTCCAACCAGAAGTACGCGGACCTGGCGAAACGCTACGGCGCCGACAAGGTCGGCCTGCTCACCGGCGACAACAGCGTCAATTCCGACGCCCCGGTGGTCGTGATGACGACCGAGGTCCTGCGCAACATGCTCTACGCGGGCTCGCAGTCCCTGACCGGGCTCGGCTATGTCGTGATGGACGAGGTGCACTACCTCTCCGACCGCTTCCGGGGCGCCGTCTGGGAAGAGGTGATCATCCACCTTCCCGAGTCCGTGACCCTGGTGTCCCTGTCGGCGACCGTCTCCAACGCCGAGGAGTTCGGTGACTGGCTGGACACCGTTCGTGGCAGCACCGAGGTCATCGTCTCCGAGCACCGCCCCGTGCCGCTGTGGCAGCACGTCTTCGCGGGCCGCCGGATGTACGACCTCTTCGAGGAGAGCACCGACCACGGAGGCCGCGGCGGGGCGCGCCGCGAGGTCAGCCCCGATCTCGTCCGCCTGGCCCGGATGGAGAACCAGAAAACGTACAACCCGCGGGACCGCCGCCGCGGCAAGATGGTCCGCGAGGCCGACCGGGAGCGTGAGCGCAGACAGCGCGGCCGGATCTGGACCCCCGGCAGGCCCGAGGTCATCGAGCGGCTCGACGCCGAGGACCTGCTGCCCGCGATCACCTTCATCTTCAGCCGGGCCGGCTGCGAGGCCGCCGTACAGCAGTGCATGTACGCGGGGCTGCGGCTCAACGACGACAGCAGGCGGGCCAGGGTCCGCGAGATCGTGGAGCAGCGCACCGCGTCGATCCCCACCGAGGATCTGCACGTCCTCGGGTACTACGAGTGGCTGGAGGGCCTGGAGCGCGGCATCGCCGCCCACCACGCGGGCATGCTGCCCACGTTCAAGGAGGTCGTCGAGGAGCTGTTCGTACGGGGCCTGGTCAAGGCCGTGTTCGCCACGGAGACGCTGGCGCTCGGCATCAACATGCCCGCCAGGTCGGTCGTCCTGGAGAAGCTCGTCAAGTGGAACGGCGAGCAGCACGCGGACATCACGCCCGGCGAGTACACACAGCTGACCGGGCGGGCCGGGCGGCGCGGCATCGACGTCGAGGGCCACGCGGTGGTCCTGTGGCAGCGCGGCATGGATCCGGGCGCGCTCGCCGGCCTCGCGGGCACACGCACGTATCCGCTGCGCTCCAGCTTCCGGCCGTCGTACAACATGGCGGTCAATCTGGTGCACCAGTTCGGCCGGCACCGCTCGCGCGAGCTGCTGGAGACCTCGTTCGCGCAGTTCCAGGCGGACAGGTCGGTCGTCGGGATCTCCCGGCAGGTCCAGAAGAACGAAGAGGGGATGGAGGGCTACCGGGCGGGCATGACCTGCCACTTGGGGGACTTCGAGGAGTACGCGCGGCTGCGCCGCGACCTCAAGGACCGCGAGACGGAGCTGGCCAAGCAGGGGGCGGTGCAGCGGCGGGCCGCCGCCGCGTCCTCCCTGGAGAAGCTCAAGCCCGGCGATGTCATCCATGTGCCGACCGGCAAGTTCGCCGGTCTCGCCCTGGTGCTCGACCCCGGACTGCCGGCCGGACGGGCAGGCGGACACCGGGGCGTGGAGTACCACGACGGCCCCAGGCCCCTGGTCCTGACCGCCGAGCGGCAGGTCAAGCGGCTCGCGTCGATGGACTTCCCCGTGCCGGTCGAGGCGCTGGACCGGATGCGGATCCCCAAGAGCTTCAACCAGCGTTCGCCGCAGTCGCGGCGCGACCTGGCGTCCGCGCTGCGCACGAAGGCCGGTCATGTCGTCCCGGAGCGGCACCGCAAGGGGCGCGCGCCGGCGGCCGACGACCGTGAGATCGCCAGGCTGCGCACCGCTCTGCGCGCGCATCCCTGCCACGGCTGCGACGAGCGGGAGGACCACGCGCGCTGGGCCGAGCGCTACCACCGGCTGCAACGCGACACCCGTCAGCTGGAGCGGCGCATCGAGGGCCGTACGAACACCATCGCCCGCACCTTCGACCGGATCGTCGCCCTCCTCACGGAGATGGACTATCTGCGCGGCGACGAGGTCACGGGCAACGGGAAGCGGCTCGCGCGGCTCTACGGCGAGCTGGACCTGCTCGCCAGCGAGTGCCTGCGCGAGGGCGTGTGGGAAGGGCTCTCCCCGGAGGAACTGGCCGCGTGCGTCTCGGCGTTGGTCTTCGAGGCGCGCCAGGCGGACGACGCGGTGGCGCCGCGGCTGCCCAGCGGCGCGGCGAAGGCCGCGCTCGGCGAGATGGTCCGTATCTGGGGCCGGCTCGACGCGCTGGAGGAGGACTTCAAGATCAATCAGGCGGAGGGGGTCGGTCAGCGTGAGCCTGATCTCGGCTTCGCCTGGGCCGTCCACATGTGGGCCTCGGGCAAGGGGCTCGACGAGGTGCTGCGGGACGCCGAGATGCCGGCGGGCGACTTCGTCCGCTGGTGCAAGCAGGTGATCGACGTCCTCGGACAGATCGCCGCGGCGGCGCCCCGCGAGAACAGCACGGTCGCGAAGAACGCGCGCAAGGCGGTCGACGGGGTGCTGCGCGGGGTCGTCGCGTACAGCTCGGTGGGGTGA
- a CDS encoding fasciclin domain-containing protein, which yields MKITRFQRAAVTVVAAVALPLALTSCSSDDKDSKAESSSAAEDTAPEETADDAAGDTADGPFGPACASVPKTGPGSFEGMGQAPVATAASNNPELSTLVTAVKKAGLVDTLNTAENITVFAPTNDAFAKIPKADLDAVLADKAMLTKILTYHVVGEKLAKKQLESGTYDTLQKSTLTTAGSGDSYKVNDSASVVCGDVPTANATVHIIDTVLMPK from the coding sequence ATGAAGATCACCCGTTTCCAGCGTGCCGCCGTCACCGTCGTCGCCGCCGTCGCCCTTCCGCTGGCGCTCACCTCCTGCTCCAGCGACGACAAGGACAGCAAGGCGGAGTCCTCGTCAGCGGCCGAGGACACGGCCCCTGAGGAGACGGCCGACGACGCCGCGGGCGACACCGCCGACGGTCCGTTCGGCCCGGCGTGTGCCTCGGTGCCGAAGACCGGTCCGGGCAGCTTCGAGGGCATGGGCCAGGCCCCGGTCGCGACCGCCGCGTCCAACAACCCGGAACTCTCCACCCTGGTCACCGCGGTGAAGAAGGCCGGTCTGGTCGACACCCTCAACACCGCGGAGAACATCACGGTGTTCGCGCCCACCAACGACGCCTTCGCCAAGATCCCGAAGGCCGACCTGGACGCCGTCCTCGCGGACAAGGCCATGCTCACCAAGATCCTCACCTACCACGTGGTGGGCGAGAAGCTGGCCAAGAAGCAGCTCGAGAGCGGCACGTACGACACCCTCCAGAAGAGCACGCTGACCACGGCGGGCTCCGGCGACTCGTACAAGGTGAACGACTCGGCGAGTGTCGTCTGCGGTGACGTCCCGACGGCCAACGCCACGGTGCACATCATCGACACGGTGCTGATGCCGAAGTAG
- a CDS encoding NAD(P)/FAD-dependent oxidoreductase: MSGEGRRRRTAVVGGGVAGLTAAYVLRRSHEVSLYEADERLGGHAHTHDLMSSDGRTHSVDSGFIVHNERTYPLLLRLFHELGVTTQESEMSMSVRCDGCGLEYAGARGLSGLFPRPGHVLRGRYLRLLTEVPAFHRRARRLLTAGTGDRDGTDGPDSASGARPDETMTLGRFVADGGFSPYFVSHFLTPLVSAVWSCDAGTALRYPARYLFRFLDHHGLLSVSGSPVWRTVSGGSREYVERVGKQLDAVHTGAPVRSVRRGPRDVEVTTADGSTRRYDSVVIAVHPDQALRLLADPTDDERRVLGAFRYSRNATVLHTDTSVLPRSRRARASWNLTMPSCEADAGRVRVSYDMNRLQRLDAPENYVVSLNGADRVAENRVLARMTYEHPVYTPESVAAQRRLPGLGGPFTAYAGAYHGWGFHEDGCRSGVEAAAALGVRW, translated from the coding sequence ATGAGCGGGGAAGGCCGGCGCCGGCGTACCGCGGTCGTGGGTGGCGGAGTCGCCGGGCTGACCGCCGCGTACGTACTGCGGCGTTCGCACGAGGTGTCGCTGTACGAGGCGGACGAGCGCCTGGGCGGCCACGCCCACACCCATGACCTCATGTCGTCCGACGGCCGGACACACAGCGTCGACTCCGGGTTCATCGTCCACAACGAACGCACCTATCCGCTGTTGCTGCGGCTCTTTCACGAACTGGGCGTCACCACCCAGGAGTCGGAGATGAGCATGTCCGTACGGTGCGACGGCTGCGGGCTCGAATACGCCGGTGCCCGCGGGCTGTCGGGCCTGTTCCCGCGCCCCGGCCATGTCCTGCGCGGGCGGTATCTGCGGCTGCTCACCGAAGTGCCCGCCTTCCACCGCCGGGCGCGACGGCTGCTCACGGCCGGCACGGGCGACAGGGACGGCACGGACGGCCCGGACAGCGCGTCCGGAGCCCGTCCCGACGAGACCATGACGCTGGGGCGTTTCGTCGCGGACGGCGGGTTCTCGCCGTACTTCGTGTCCCACTTCCTGACACCGCTCGTCTCGGCCGTCTGGTCCTGCGACGCCGGAACGGCCCTGCGCTACCCGGCCCGCTATCTGTTCCGCTTCCTGGACCACCACGGTCTGCTGTCCGTCAGCGGCTCACCGGTCTGGCGCACGGTCAGCGGCGGCTCGCGCGAGTACGTCGAACGCGTCGGCAAGCAGCTCGACGCCGTCCACACGGGAGCCCCGGTCCGGTCCGTACGGCGCGGCCCGCGCGATGTCGAGGTCACCACCGCCGACGGCTCCACCCGGCGGTACGACTCGGTCGTCATCGCCGTCCACCCCGACCAGGCCCTGCGGCTGCTCGCCGACCCGACCGACGACGAACGCCGGGTGCTCGGCGCCTTCCGCTACTCGCGCAACGCCACCGTGCTGCACACCGACACGAGCGTCCTGCCCCGCAGCCGGCGCGCCCGCGCCTCCTGGAACCTGACCATGCCGTCCTGCGAGGCGGACGCCGGCCGCGTACGGGTCAGTTACGACATGAACCGGCTGCAACGCCTGGACGCCCCCGAGAACTACGTGGTGTCGCTGAACGGCGCCGACCGCGTCGCCGAGAACCGCGTGCTCGCCCGGATGACGTACGAACACCCCGTCTACACACCGGAGTCGGTGGCCGCCCAGCGTCGGCTGCCGGGGCTGGGCGGGCCCTTCACGGCGTACGCGGGGGCGTACCACGGGTGGGGATTCCACGAGGACGGCTGCCGCTCGGGTGTCGAGGCCGCCGCCGCGCTGGGGGTGAGATGGTGA